From a single Arachis hypogaea cultivar Tifrunner chromosome 3, arahy.Tifrunner.gnm2.J5K5, whole genome shotgun sequence genomic region:
- the LOC140173096 gene encoding CASP-like protein 5A2: MSVSHASIHPIDEVPTTEGGGDDQNKNNNNNNNNNNNNNINPPPRVRMKDIQGMPGTSGGLCLRVSQFIFSAAALAIMASTSDFPSVTAFCICYM; the protein is encoded by the exons ATGAGTGTGAGCCATGCTTCGATTCACCCAATTGATGAAGTTCCAACTACTGAAGGCGGCGGCGATGatcaaaacaaaaacaacaacaacaacaacaacaataacaataataacaacattaACCCTCCTCCAAGGGTGAGGATGAAGGATATTCAAGGCATGCCAGGCACATCCGGTGGCCTATGTCTGCGGGTGTCTCAGTTTATTTTCTCTGCGGCTGCGCTTGCCATCATGGCGTCTACTAGTGATTTCCCTTCTGTAACTGCCTTCTG CATCTGCTACATGTGA